One Clostridium sp. CM027 genomic window carries:
- the yqeB gene encoding selenium-dependent molybdenum cofactor biosynthesis protein YqeB, which yields MFNEIVIVRGGGDLASGTIQKLHRSGFRVLVLEASKPTAIRRKISFSEVVYEREIEVEGIRAVHVFSLSEIENAWSNKKVPVIIDEEGKYIKEIKPKIVVDAIIAKKNMGTTRDMADITIAIGPGFTAGKDVDVVIETARGHNLGRLIFSGQAAKNTGVPGNIRGYSKERVIHSICAGVMKDVLDIGAVVEKDEVIAYIGETPIKATISGLLRGIIRSGSTVKEGFKIADIDPRVSEKMNCYTISDKARNIAGGVLEAVFYLMTSQNED from the coding sequence ATGTTTAATGAGATTGTCATTGTACGTGGCGGAGGAGATTTAGCATCTGGAACAATTCAAAAATTGCATAGAAGTGGATTTAGGGTATTAGTTCTAGAAGCATCAAAACCGACTGCTATTAGACGGAAGATTTCTTTTAGTGAAGTGGTATATGAAAGAGAAATAGAGGTAGAAGGAATTAGGGCTGTACATGTATTCAGTTTAAGTGAAATAGAAAATGCTTGGAGCAATAAAAAAGTTCCAGTAATTATAGATGAAGAAGGAAAATATATTAAAGAAATAAAGCCTAAAATTGTAGTTGATGCTATTATTGCTAAGAAAAATATGGGAACAACAAGGGATATGGCAGATATAACTATTGCTATTGGGCCGGGATTTACAGCAGGTAAAGATGTAGATGTTGTAATAGAGACGGCTAGGGGTCACAATCTAGGTAGACTTATTTTTAGTGGACAAGCTGCGAAAAACACAGGAGTTCCAGGAAATATTAGGGGGTACTCTAAAGAAAGAGTTATACATTCGATATGCGCTGGAGTAATGAAGGATGTTCTAGATATTGGTGCTGTGGTTGAAAAAGATGAAGTTATTGCATATATAGGAGAGACACCAATAAAAGCAACAATATCAGGACTGTTAAGAGGAATTATACGTAGTGGAAGTACTGTAAAAGAGGGATTTAAGATTGCGGATATCGATCCAAGGGTGTCAGAAAAAATGAATTGTTATACTATTTCTGATAAAGCAAGAAATATAGCAGGCGGAGTATTAGAAGCAGTATTTTATTTAATGACATCTCAGAATGAGGATTAA
- the mocA gene encoding molybdenum cofactor cytidylyltransferase: MVTAIILASGYSRRMGKNKLILKYKGKMLIEHTIEVIKQCCFLEVIVVAREEEIIEIGKRNDLKVIKNENAVKGISESVKLGVTHTTETDGYMFFTADQPFLDKDTINGLIYEFKENSAYIIIPRCDGRHGNPVIFPYIFKEDFLKLEGDVGGKIIINKNLEKVKFVEIHNSTKLFDIDTNEDYEYILKLEENNEHV, translated from the coding sequence ATGGTAACTGCTATAATATTAGCATCAGGGTATTCGAGGAGAATGGGGAAAAATAAGCTTATTTTAAAATATAAAGGTAAAATGCTAATTGAACACACTATAGAAGTAATTAAACAATGTTGCTTTTTAGAGGTGATTGTTGTAGCTAGAGAAGAGGAAATAATAGAAATTGGTAAAAGAAATGATTTAAAAGTTATTAAAAATGAAAATGCAGTTAAAGGAATAAGCGAATCAGTTAAATTGGGTGTAACACATACAACAGAAACAGATGGATATATGTTTTTTACTGCGGACCAACCTTTTTTAGATAAAGATACGATAAATGGATTAATCTATGAATTTAAAGAGAATTCAGCTTATATAATTATTCCAAGGTGTGATGGTAGACATGGGAATCCTGTAATATTTCCGTACATCTTCAAGGAAGACTTTTTGAAGTTAGAAGGGGATGTTGGTGGGAAAATAATAATAAATAAGAATTTAGAGAAAGTTAAGTTTGTAGAAATACATAATAGTACAAAATTATTTGATATTGATACTAATGAAGATTATGAGTATATTCTAAAACTAGAGGAGAATAATGAGCATGTTTAA
- the yqeC gene encoding selenium cofactor biosynthesis protein YqeC, which translates to MKLSNYMELKKKDIISFVGAGGKTTMMFKLAEELRANNRVLVTTTTKIYIPLDDKYDFICTDKEIIPRYITMDKNGIYILGLAVNGENKILGLSTKELDELVPHFDYILIEADGAKEKQLKGWNELEPVIYAKTTKTVGIIDIQSCGILINERNIHRSRIFCEITGVKEEETVKIEHLSKLIFHPKGLFKEAQGEKILYINKIEDLHHLILARLLVKEINLKNKKLLNSVFIGSLKTNVYFGEFHEGIT; encoded by the coding sequence ATGAAGCTGAGTAATTATATGGAATTGAAGAAAAAAGACATTATATCTTTTGTAGGTGCAGGTGGGAAAACCACAATGATGTTTAAGCTTGCAGAAGAGCTGAGAGCGAATAATAGGGTCTTAGTAACTACAACCACTAAGATATACATTCCATTAGATGATAAGTATGATTTTATATGCACTGATAAAGAAATAATTCCAAGGTATATTACTATGGATAAAAATGGAATTTATATTTTAGGATTAGCTGTAAATGGAGAAAATAAAATATTGGGGCTAAGCACAAAAGAATTAGATGAGTTAGTACCACATTTTGACTATATACTAATAGAGGCAGATGGGGCAAAGGAAAAACAGCTAAAAGGGTGGAATGAACTTGAACCAGTTATATACGCAAAAACTACAAAAACTGTAGGAATTATAGATATACAGTCATGTGGTATTCTAATTAATGAGAGAAATATTCATAGAAGTAGGATATTTTGTGAAATAACGGGGGTAAAAGAGGAAGAAACTGTTAAAATTGAACACCTATCTAAGCTAATATTTCATCCTAAGGGGTTGTTCAAGGAAGCACAAGGAGAAAAAATACTATACATAAATAAAATAGAAGACCTCCATCATTTAATATTAGCCAGGTTGTTAGTTAAGGAAATAAATTTAAAGAATAAGAAATTATTAAATAGTGTATTTATTGGAAGTTTAAAAACTAACGTATATTTTGGAGAATTCCATGAAGGTATTACATGA
- the xdh gene encoding selenium-dependent xanthine dehydrogenase, whose product MFNFVVNGNKVRAKEDKKLITFLREDLNLTSVKNGCSEGACGTCMVLVDGEAKKACILKTSKIVDKNIITVEGLTGREKDIYGYAFMQAGAVQCGFCTPGMVISAKSLIDKVENPTEVEIKNALKNNICRCTGYVKIIKAVKLAAKLLRENTGVPKSTCKGSIGENLNRIDAVDKVLGTAEYVDDMRIDGMIYGGAVRTKYPRALVKSIDISEAKRLQGVYLVITADELPGSPKVGHIIKDWDVLIPMGKITHCIGDAIVLIAARTKEILEKAKSLVKIDFEELTPVTCPEDALKGGAPQVHASGNLLVTESMVFGNADKYIKSSKYSVTNKYSTPFTEHAFLETETAVAAPDGNDGIIIYCGDQGIYQTRKECAEALGIDQSKVRVVSKIVGGGFGGKEDMSVQHHASILAYLCNKPVKVALSRRESMMIHPKRHAMEMEVTTACDENGYLIAMKAIIIADTGAYASLGGPVLQRACTHAAGPYNYHNIDIIGKAVYTNNPPAGAFRGFGVTQSCFAIESNLNQLAHLASITPFEIRYRNAIRPGQVLPNGQIADSSTSIVETLEAVKEICKQNPKAGIACSIKNSGLGVGIPDIGRCMLVIKDGSVYIHTSAACIGQGLGTILTQIVCETLNMSADKVVHAAPDTLTCPDSGNTTASRQTLFTGEAVKRAARELLDALTYQTLENLDGQEFYGEFKGITDKMSSIKQNPVSHVAYGYATQVVILNDEGKLLKVIAVHDVGTPINPKSIEGQIEGGVVMSLGYALTEDYPLRGSVPTAKFGTLGLFKATEVPKIESIILGKGNMNLAYGAKGIGEICSIPTAPAVAGAYYNYDGELRTKLPISNTPYSKKK is encoded by the coding sequence ATTTTTAACTTTGTTGTAAATGGGAATAAAGTTAGGGCTAAGGAAGATAAAAAGTTAATTACATTCTTAAGGGAAGATTTGAATTTAACATCAGTTAAAAATGGGTGCTCTGAGGGTGCCTGTGGAACATGTATGGTTTTAGTTGACGGCGAGGCAAAAAAAGCATGCATATTAAAAACAAGCAAGATTGTAGATAAAAATATTATAACGGTTGAAGGCCTAACTGGTAGAGAAAAAGATATATATGGATATGCTTTTATGCAGGCAGGAGCAGTACAGTGTGGTTTTTGTACTCCAGGAATGGTTATAAGTGCAAAGAGTCTTATTGATAAGGTAGAAAATCCAACTGAGGTCGAAATAAAAAATGCTTTGAAGAATAATATTTGCCGCTGCACGGGATATGTGAAAATAATTAAAGCTGTGAAGCTGGCGGCTAAACTATTACGAGAAAATACAGGGGTGCCTAAATCTACTTGTAAAGGTTCAATAGGAGAAAATTTAAATAGAATTGATGCTGTAGACAAAGTGCTTGGCACAGCAGAATATGTAGATGATATGCGTATAGATGGTATGATTTATGGTGGAGCGGTTAGAACTAAATATCCACGTGCCTTAGTAAAAAGTATAGATATTAGTGAAGCTAAAAGACTACAAGGTGTTTATTTAGTAATTACAGCGGATGAGCTTCCTGGAAGCCCAAAAGTTGGTCATATTATAAAGGATTGGGATGTATTAATACCAATGGGAAAGATAACTCACTGCATAGGAGATGCTATAGTTCTAATAGCTGCCCGAACGAAAGAAATACTAGAAAAAGCTAAATCTTTAGTTAAAATTGATTTTGAAGAATTAACACCGGTTACATGTCCGGAAGATGCATTGAAGGGAGGTGCGCCTCAAGTACATGCAAGCGGTAATTTATTAGTAACTGAAAGCATGGTATTTGGTAATGCAGATAAATATATAAAAAGTTCGAAATACAGCGTAACAAATAAATACAGCACGCCATTTACAGAACATGCTTTTTTAGAAACCGAAACGGCAGTAGCTGCGCCAGATGGTAATGATGGAATAATAATATATTGCGGTGACCAAGGTATTTATCAAACAAGGAAGGAATGTGCAGAAGCTTTAGGGATTGATCAAAGTAAAGTAAGGGTTGTAAGTAAAATAGTTGGTGGTGGTTTTGGTGGAAAAGAAGATATGAGCGTTCAACACCATGCATCAATTCTTGCTTATTTATGTAACAAACCTGTGAAGGTTGCATTAAGTCGCAGGGAAAGCATGATGATACATCCCAAACGTCATGCTATGGAGATGGAGGTTACAACTGCGTGTGATGAAAATGGATATTTGATTGCTATGAAAGCTATCATAATAGCTGATACAGGAGCATATGCGTCGCTGGGGGGACCTGTGCTGCAAAGAGCATGCACCCATGCTGCAGGACCGTATAATTATCATAATATTGATATAATTGGGAAAGCAGTATATACAAATAATCCACCAGCTGGTGCATTTAGAGGGTTTGGGGTAACACAGAGCTGTTTTGCAATAGAAAGCAATTTAAATCAGCTTGCGCATTTGGCTTCAATAACTCCCTTTGAAATAAGATATAGAAACGCAATTAGACCAGGCCAAGTACTTCCTAATGGTCAAATTGCAGATTCATCAACATCTATTGTTGAAACTTTGGAAGCAGTGAAAGAAATATGCAAGCAAAATCCTAAAGCAGGAATAGCTTGTTCTATTAAAAACAGTGGACTAGGAGTCGGAATTCCTGATATTGGACGTTGCATGCTGGTTATAAAGGATGGTAGCGTATATATTCATACCAGTGCGGCTTGTATTGGACAAGGGCTTGGGACTATATTAACGCAAATAGTTTGCGAAACCCTTAATATGTCAGCGGATAAAGTGGTACATGCAGCGCCAGATACTTTGACTTGCCCTGATTCTGGGAATACAACAGCTTCACGCCAAACATTATTCACAGGGGAGGCAGTAAAAAGAGCAGCTAGAGAACTTCTTGATGCATTAACTTATCAAACATTAGAAAACTTAGATGGGCAAGAATTTTATGGAGAATTTAAAGGGATAACTGATAAAATGAGCTCAATTAAACAAAACCCTGTAAGTCATGTAGCTTATGGCTATGCTACACAGGTAGTTATTTTGAATGATGAGGGTAAACTTTTGAAGGTTATTGCGGTTCATGATGTTGGTACTCCTATAAATCCTAAAAGTATTGAGGGGCAGATTGAAGGCGGTGTTGTTATGAGTCTTGGATATGCTCTAACAGAGGATTATCCGCTTAGGGGCAGCGTACCAACTGCAAAATTTGGGACACTAGGATTGTTTAAAGCAACGGAGGTACCGAAAATAGAATCTATTATATTAGGTAAAGGAAATATGAATCTTGCATATGGAGCAAAGGGAATAGGTGAGATATGTTCAATACCAACTGCGCCTGCTGTGGCTGGTGCGTATTATAACTATGATGGAGAGCTTAGAACAAAGCTACCTATTTCGAATACGCCATACAGTAAGAAAAAATAA